One part of the Eulemur rufifrons isolate Redbay chromosome 16, OSU_ERuf_1, whole genome shotgun sequence genome encodes these proteins:
- the NR1H4 gene encoding bile acid receptor isoform X3, with protein MGSKMNLIEHSHLPTTDEFSFSENLFGVLTEQVAGPLGQTLEVEPYSQYNNVQFPQVQPQVSSSSYYSNLGFYPQQPEEWYSPGIYELRRMPAEMLYQGETEVAEIPVAKKPRMGTAAGRIKGDELCVVCGDRASGYHYNALTCEGCKGFFRRSITKNAVYKCKNGGNCVMDMYMRRKCQECRLRKCKEMGMLAECMYTGLLTEIQCKSKRLRKNMKQHAVQTVNEDSEGRDLRQVTSTTKSCREKTELTPDQQNLLHYIMDSYSKQRMPQEITNKILKEEFSAEENFLILTEMATNHVQILVEFTKKLPGFQTLDHEDQIALLKGSAVEAMFLRSAEIFNRKLPSGHVDLLEERIRKSGISDDYITPMFSFYKSIGELKMTQEEYALLTAIVILSPDRQYIKDREAIEKLQEPLLDVLQKLCKIHQPENPQHFACLLGRLTELRTFNHHHAEMLMSWRVNDYKFTPLLCEVWDVQ; from the exons GTGTACTAACAGAACAAGTGGCAGGTCCTCTGGGACAGACTCTAGAAGTGGAACCGTACTCACAATACAACAATGTTCAGTTTCCCCAAGTTCAACCACAGGTTTCCTCCTCATCCTATTATTCCAACCTGGGCTTCTACCCCCAGCAGCCTGAAGAGTGGTACTCTCCGGGAATATATGAACTCAGGCGAATGCCCGCTGAAATGCTCTACCAGGGAGAGACTGAGGTAGCAGAGATACCTGTAGCAAAGAAGCCCCGAATGGGCACAGCAGCAGGGAGAATCAAAGGGGATGAGCTGTGTGTCGTTTGCGGAGACAGAGCGTCTGGATACCATTATAATGCACTCACCTGTGAGGGGTGCAAAG GTTTCTTCAGGAGAAGCATTACCAAAAACGCTGTGTACAAGTGTAAAAACGGGGGCAACTGTGTGATGGATATGTACATGCGAAGAAAGTGCCAAGAGTGTCGactaaggaaatgcaaagagaTGGGAATGTTGGCTGAATGTATGTATACAG GCTTGTTAACTGAAATTCAGTGTAAATCTAAACGactgagaaaaaatatgaagCAGCATGCAGTTCAGACCGTGAATGAAGATAGTGAAGGTCGTGACTTGAGACAAGTGACCTCAACGACTAAGTCATGCAGG GAGAAAACTGAACTCACCCCAGATCAACAGAATCTTCTACATTATATTATGGATTCATATAGCAAACAGAGGATGCCTCAGGAAATAACAAACAAAATT TTAAAAGAAGAATTCAGTGCAgaagaaaattttctcattttaactgaAATGGCCACCAATCATGTACAGATTCTCGTTGAATTCACAAAAAAGCTgccag GATTTCAGACTTTAGACCATGAAGATCAGATTGCTTTGCTGAAAGGGTCTGCAGTTGAAGCTATGTTCCTCCGTTCAGCTGAGATTTTTAATAGGAAACTTCCATCTGGGCATGTTGACCTATTAGAAGAAAGAATTCGAAAGAGTG GTATCTCTGATGACTACATAACGCCtatgtttagtttttataaaagtattggGGAATTGAAAATGACTCAAGAAGAATATGCTCTGCTAACAGCAATTGTTATTCTCTCTCCAG ACAGACAATACATAAAGGATAGAGAGGCAATAGAGAAACTTCAGGAACCACTTCTTGATGTGCTACAGAAGTTGTGTAAGATTCATCAGCCTGAAAATCCTCAACATTTTGCCTGTCTGCTGGGTCGCCTGACTGAATTGCGGACATTCAATCACCACCACGCTGAGATGCTGATGTCGTGGAGAGTGAATGACTACAAGTTTACCCCGCTTCTCTGCGAAGTCTGGGATGTACAGTGA
- the NR1H4 gene encoding bile acid receptor isoform X1, whose protein sequence is MVMQFQGLENPIQITPHHSYTPPGFITGMMNAKAAKGVLTEQVAGPLGQTLEVEPYSQYNNVQFPQVQPQVSSSSYYSNLGFYPQQPEEWYSPGIYELRRMPAEMLYQGETEVAEIPVAKKPRMGTAAGRIKGDELCVVCGDRASGYHYNALTCEGCKGFFRRSITKNAVYKCKNGGNCVMDMYMRRKCQECRLRKCKEMGMLAECMYTGLLTEIQCKSKRLRKNMKQHAVQTVNEDSEGRDLRQVTSTTKSCREKTELTPDQQNLLHYIMDSYSKQRMPQEITNKILKEEFSAEENFLILTEMATNHVQILVEFTKKLPGFQTLDHEDQIALLKGSAVEAMFLRSAEIFNRKLPSGHVDLLEERIRKSGISDDYITPMFSFYKSIGELKMTQEEYALLTAIVILSPDRQYIKDREAIEKLQEPLLDVLQKLCKIHQPENPQHFACLLGRLTELRTFNHHHAEMLMSWRVNDYKFTPLLCEVWDVQ, encoded by the exons GTGTACTAACAGAACAAGTGGCAGGTCCTCTGGGACAGACTCTAGAAGTGGAACCGTACTCACAATACAACAATGTTCAGTTTCCCCAAGTTCAACCACAGGTTTCCTCCTCATCCTATTATTCCAACCTGGGCTTCTACCCCCAGCAGCCTGAAGAGTGGTACTCTCCGGGAATATATGAACTCAGGCGAATGCCCGCTGAAATGCTCTACCAGGGAGAGACTGAGGTAGCAGAGATACCTGTAGCAAAGAAGCCCCGAATGGGCACAGCAGCAGGGAGAATCAAAGGGGATGAGCTGTGTGTCGTTTGCGGAGACAGAGCGTCTGGATACCATTATAATGCACTCACCTGTGAGGGGTGCAAAG GTTTCTTCAGGAGAAGCATTACCAAAAACGCTGTGTACAAGTGTAAAAACGGGGGCAACTGTGTGATGGATATGTACATGCGAAGAAAGTGCCAAGAGTGTCGactaaggaaatgcaaagagaTGGGAATGTTGGCTGAATGTATGTATACAG GCTTGTTAACTGAAATTCAGTGTAAATCTAAACGactgagaaaaaatatgaagCAGCATGCAGTTCAGACCGTGAATGAAGATAGTGAAGGTCGTGACTTGAGACAAGTGACCTCAACGACTAAGTCATGCAGG GAGAAAACTGAACTCACCCCAGATCAACAGAATCTTCTACATTATATTATGGATTCATATAGCAAACAGAGGATGCCTCAGGAAATAACAAACAAAATT TTAAAAGAAGAATTCAGTGCAgaagaaaattttctcattttaactgaAATGGCCACCAATCATGTACAGATTCTCGTTGAATTCACAAAAAAGCTgccag GATTTCAGACTTTAGACCATGAAGATCAGATTGCTTTGCTGAAAGGGTCTGCAGTTGAAGCTATGTTCCTCCGTTCAGCTGAGATTTTTAATAGGAAACTTCCATCTGGGCATGTTGACCTATTAGAAGAAAGAATTCGAAAGAGTG GTATCTCTGATGACTACATAACGCCtatgtttagtttttataaaagtattggGGAATTGAAAATGACTCAAGAAGAATATGCTCTGCTAACAGCAATTGTTATTCTCTCTCCAG ACAGACAATACATAAAGGATAGAGAGGCAATAGAGAAACTTCAGGAACCACTTCTTGATGTGCTACAGAAGTTGTGTAAGATTCATCAGCCTGAAAATCCTCAACATTTTGCCTGTCTGCTGGGTCGCCTGACTGAATTGCGGACATTCAATCACCACCACGCTGAGATGCTGATGTCGTGGAGAGTGAATGACTACAAGTTTACCCCGCTTCTCTGCGAAGTCTGGGATGTACAGTGA
- the NR1H4 gene encoding bile acid receptor isoform X2 encodes MVMQFQGLENPIQITPHHSYTPPGFITGMMNAKAAKGVLTEQVAGPLGQTLEVEPYSQYNNVQFPQVQPQVSSSSYYSNLGFYPQQPEEWYSPGIYELRRMPAEMLYQGETEVAEIPVAKKPRMGTAAGRIKGDELCVVCGDRASGYHYNALTCEGCKGFFRRSITKNAVYKCKNGGNCVMDMYMRRKCQECRLRKCKEMGMLAECLLTEIQCKSKRLRKNMKQHAVQTVNEDSEGRDLRQVTSTTKSCREKTELTPDQQNLLHYIMDSYSKQRMPQEITNKILKEEFSAEENFLILTEMATNHVQILVEFTKKLPGFQTLDHEDQIALLKGSAVEAMFLRSAEIFNRKLPSGHVDLLEERIRKSGISDDYITPMFSFYKSIGELKMTQEEYALLTAIVILSPDRQYIKDREAIEKLQEPLLDVLQKLCKIHQPENPQHFACLLGRLTELRTFNHHHAEMLMSWRVNDYKFTPLLCEVWDVQ; translated from the exons GTGTACTAACAGAACAAGTGGCAGGTCCTCTGGGACAGACTCTAGAAGTGGAACCGTACTCACAATACAACAATGTTCAGTTTCCCCAAGTTCAACCACAGGTTTCCTCCTCATCCTATTATTCCAACCTGGGCTTCTACCCCCAGCAGCCTGAAGAGTGGTACTCTCCGGGAATATATGAACTCAGGCGAATGCCCGCTGAAATGCTCTACCAGGGAGAGACTGAGGTAGCAGAGATACCTGTAGCAAAGAAGCCCCGAATGGGCACAGCAGCAGGGAGAATCAAAGGGGATGAGCTGTGTGTCGTTTGCGGAGACAGAGCGTCTGGATACCATTATAATGCACTCACCTGTGAGGGGTGCAAAG GTTTCTTCAGGAGAAGCATTACCAAAAACGCTGTGTACAAGTGTAAAAACGGGGGCAACTGTGTGATGGATATGTACATGCGAAGAAAGTGCCAAGAGTGTCGactaaggaaatgcaaagagaTGGGAATGTTGGCTGAAT GCTTGTTAACTGAAATTCAGTGTAAATCTAAACGactgagaaaaaatatgaagCAGCATGCAGTTCAGACCGTGAATGAAGATAGTGAAGGTCGTGACTTGAGACAAGTGACCTCAACGACTAAGTCATGCAGG GAGAAAACTGAACTCACCCCAGATCAACAGAATCTTCTACATTATATTATGGATTCATATAGCAAACAGAGGATGCCTCAGGAAATAACAAACAAAATT TTAAAAGAAGAATTCAGTGCAgaagaaaattttctcattttaactgaAATGGCCACCAATCATGTACAGATTCTCGTTGAATTCACAAAAAAGCTgccag GATTTCAGACTTTAGACCATGAAGATCAGATTGCTTTGCTGAAAGGGTCTGCAGTTGAAGCTATGTTCCTCCGTTCAGCTGAGATTTTTAATAGGAAACTTCCATCTGGGCATGTTGACCTATTAGAAGAAAGAATTCGAAAGAGTG GTATCTCTGATGACTACATAACGCCtatgtttagtttttataaaagtattggGGAATTGAAAATGACTCAAGAAGAATATGCTCTGCTAACAGCAATTGTTATTCTCTCTCCAG ACAGACAATACATAAAGGATAGAGAGGCAATAGAGAAACTTCAGGAACCACTTCTTGATGTGCTACAGAAGTTGTGTAAGATTCATCAGCCTGAAAATCCTCAACATTTTGCCTGTCTGCTGGGTCGCCTGACTGAATTGCGGACATTCAATCACCACCACGCTGAGATGCTGATGTCGTGGAGAGTGAATGACTACAAGTTTACCCCGCTTCTCTGCGAAGTCTGGGATGTACAGTGA
- the NR1H4 gene encoding bile acid receptor isoform X4: MGSKMNLIEHSHLPTTDEFSFSENLFGVLTEQVAGPLGQTLEVEPYSQYNNVQFPQVQPQVSSSSYYSNLGFYPQQPEEWYSPGIYELRRMPAEMLYQGETEVAEIPVAKKPRMGTAAGRIKGDELCVVCGDRASGYHYNALTCEGCKGFFRRSITKNAVYKCKNGGNCVMDMYMRRKCQECRLRKCKEMGMLAECLLTEIQCKSKRLRKNMKQHAVQTVNEDSEGRDLRQVTSTTKSCREKTELTPDQQNLLHYIMDSYSKQRMPQEITNKILKEEFSAEENFLILTEMATNHVQILVEFTKKLPGFQTLDHEDQIALLKGSAVEAMFLRSAEIFNRKLPSGHVDLLEERIRKSGISDDYITPMFSFYKSIGELKMTQEEYALLTAIVILSPDRQYIKDREAIEKLQEPLLDVLQKLCKIHQPENPQHFACLLGRLTELRTFNHHHAEMLMSWRVNDYKFTPLLCEVWDVQ; the protein is encoded by the exons GTGTACTAACAGAACAAGTGGCAGGTCCTCTGGGACAGACTCTAGAAGTGGAACCGTACTCACAATACAACAATGTTCAGTTTCCCCAAGTTCAACCACAGGTTTCCTCCTCATCCTATTATTCCAACCTGGGCTTCTACCCCCAGCAGCCTGAAGAGTGGTACTCTCCGGGAATATATGAACTCAGGCGAATGCCCGCTGAAATGCTCTACCAGGGAGAGACTGAGGTAGCAGAGATACCTGTAGCAAAGAAGCCCCGAATGGGCACAGCAGCAGGGAGAATCAAAGGGGATGAGCTGTGTGTCGTTTGCGGAGACAGAGCGTCTGGATACCATTATAATGCACTCACCTGTGAGGGGTGCAAAG GTTTCTTCAGGAGAAGCATTACCAAAAACGCTGTGTACAAGTGTAAAAACGGGGGCAACTGTGTGATGGATATGTACATGCGAAGAAAGTGCCAAGAGTGTCGactaaggaaatgcaaagagaTGGGAATGTTGGCTGAAT GCTTGTTAACTGAAATTCAGTGTAAATCTAAACGactgagaaaaaatatgaagCAGCATGCAGTTCAGACCGTGAATGAAGATAGTGAAGGTCGTGACTTGAGACAAGTGACCTCAACGACTAAGTCATGCAGG GAGAAAACTGAACTCACCCCAGATCAACAGAATCTTCTACATTATATTATGGATTCATATAGCAAACAGAGGATGCCTCAGGAAATAACAAACAAAATT TTAAAAGAAGAATTCAGTGCAgaagaaaattttctcattttaactgaAATGGCCACCAATCATGTACAGATTCTCGTTGAATTCACAAAAAAGCTgccag GATTTCAGACTTTAGACCATGAAGATCAGATTGCTTTGCTGAAAGGGTCTGCAGTTGAAGCTATGTTCCTCCGTTCAGCTGAGATTTTTAATAGGAAACTTCCATCTGGGCATGTTGACCTATTAGAAGAAAGAATTCGAAAGAGTG GTATCTCTGATGACTACATAACGCCtatgtttagtttttataaaagtattggGGAATTGAAAATGACTCAAGAAGAATATGCTCTGCTAACAGCAATTGTTATTCTCTCTCCAG ACAGACAATACATAAAGGATAGAGAGGCAATAGAGAAACTTCAGGAACCACTTCTTGATGTGCTACAGAAGTTGTGTAAGATTCATCAGCCTGAAAATCCTCAACATTTTGCCTGTCTGCTGGGTCGCCTGACTGAATTGCGGACATTCAATCACCACCACGCTGAGATGCTGATGTCGTGGAGAGTGAATGACTACAAGTTTACCCCGCTTCTCTGCGAAGTCTGGGATGTACAGTGA